The proteins below are encoded in one region of Sporosarcina sp. FSL K6-1508:
- a CDS encoding NEAT domain-containing protein, producing MKHRLVIPFSFLIIFSVIFGSHTPEAHAAELSDGTYVVDYEMLQAENDSVSIANDYFEKPAKLTIDKDGQYLQFTVNHAKWVKFIKSADGELFADVQTVSEDLENDKRVIAFKVNEAITEPLLMQIHVVIEEMEPAYDHKYAVRLNLDVETMELTDAPAVVVNTPDAESKSADTNEKTDEPTSNTALIYVLLALVAVIAIIFVRKFSSAKKVKK from the coding sequence TTGAAACATCGATTAGTCATACCATTTTCATTCCTCATTATTTTCAGTGTTATTTTTGGTTCTCATACACCTGAAGCGCACGCAGCCGAACTCTCGGATGGTACATATGTCGTCGATTACGAAATGTTGCAAGCAGAGAATGATTCTGTATCGATTGCAAATGATTATTTCGAAAAGCCAGCAAAACTGACGATTGATAAGGATGGGCAGTATTTACAATTCACGGTGAACCATGCTAAGTGGGTCAAGTTTATAAAGTCGGCAGATGGAGAATTATTTGCTGACGTGCAAACGGTCAGTGAAGATCTTGAAAATGATAAGCGTGTCATTGCATTTAAAGTGAATGAAGCTATTACAGAACCGTTGCTTATGCAAATACATGTTGTCATTGAAGAGATGGAGCCGGCGTATGACCACAAGTACGCGGTCCGTTTGAATCTTGATGTAGAAACGATGGAATTGACAGACGCTCCGGCGGTTGTTGTTAATACACCTGATGCCGAATCAAAATCTGCCGACACGAATGAAAAGACAGATGAGCCAACAAGTAACACTGCACTTATTTATGTATTGCTCGCACTGGTAGCTGTCATTGCGATTATTTTTGTGCGCAAGTTCAGCTCCGCGAAGAAAGTAAAAAAATAA
- the argH gene encoding argininosuccinate lyase: protein MIRNFKDRINEAEGEEFPSKTYRKMVLQPAYDEAKKYFLHSMIQIHAAHLKMLEEQGIVSPEDAVTIGKAVHALDVDYYSTDHYNPLFEDLFFRIEHDLIEDAGDIAGNLHIARSRNDMGIAIYRMTLRKKLLELMSEMLALKDALIAFCEEHVDTVMIGYTHTQQAQPTTLAHYLKAVIDQLSRDFKRVQSAFGTVNRSSMGAAALTTTGFAISRERMCDLLAFDAIIENSWDAVAGADYITESASAIQLSALNLGRTVQDFLTWATQEFNVFTLANPYVQISSIMPQKRNPVSIEHMRSLLSAVVGDTNTVLTMVHNTPFGDIVDTEDDMQPFLWKAIDRLIGIYQLFGSVVLTMKVNKNKLLKRAESSFANVTELADTLVRSEKISFRQSHLIVSNCVKALIEAGEESLMKLTWQLASDQAQLILNKGLLISEEDFYNALRPQHFVNIRTIYGGPAAETMKDSLERSKEVAKEAMQWLTEKEHAILDAEIQLETFKTDWSEA, encoded by the coding sequence ATGATCAGGAATTTCAAAGATCGCATCAATGAGGCTGAGGGGGAAGAGTTTCCTTCGAAAACATATCGGAAAATGGTTCTGCAACCCGCTTACGATGAAGCAAAAAAGTACTTTTTGCATTCAATGATCCAGATTCATGCTGCACATTTGAAGATGTTGGAGGAACAAGGTATTGTCAGTCCTGAAGATGCAGTGACAATCGGGAAAGCGGTACACGCGCTTGATGTGGATTATTACAGCACAGACCATTATAATCCTCTGTTCGAAGATCTGTTTTTTCGGATCGAACATGATTTGATAGAGGACGCGGGAGATATTGCGGGAAATCTGCATATCGCTCGAAGCCGGAATGATATGGGGATCGCCATCTACAGAATGACGCTGCGCAAAAAACTGCTGGAACTGATGAGTGAGATGCTGGCGTTAAAAGATGCGTTAATCGCATTTTGTGAAGAACATGTCGATACGGTGATGATCGGCTATACGCATACACAACAAGCACAACCCACGACGCTCGCACATTATTTGAAGGCGGTTATTGATCAGTTAAGCAGGGATTTCAAACGTGTCCAATCGGCGTTTGGAACGGTGAACCGAAGCAGTATGGGCGCAGCGGCGCTAACGACGACGGGGTTTGCAATCAGTCGGGAGCGAATGTGCGACCTGCTTGCGTTTGATGCTATCATCGAAAACTCGTGGGATGCTGTTGCGGGAGCAGATTATATAACTGAGTCCGCGAGTGCAATCCAGCTTTCTGCGCTAAATCTGGGGCGTACTGTTCAAGATTTTCTAACGTGGGCGACGCAAGAGTTCAACGTGTTCACTTTAGCGAATCCATACGTTCAGATCAGTTCAATCATGCCACAAAAACGCAACCCGGTTTCGATTGAACATATGCGTTCTTTACTGTCAGCGGTCGTCGGCGACACGAATACGGTGTTGACGATGGTGCATAACACCCCGTTCGGAGATATTGTTGATACGGAAGACGATATGCAACCGTTTCTATGGAAAGCGATTGACCGCCTTATTGGTATTTATCAATTGTTCGGTAGCGTTGTATTGACGATGAAAGTAAATAAGAATAAATTGCTGAAACGGGCGGAAAGCAGTTTTGCGAACGTGACGGAACTGGCCGATACGCTTGTTCGGTCAGAAAAGATTTCATTCAGACAATCTCATCTAATTGTGAGTAATTGCGTGAAGGCATTAATAGAGGCAGGCGAAGAGTCCTTAATGAAATTGACATGGCAGTTGGCGAGTGATCAGGCGCAACTCATTTTGAATAAAGGACTATTAATTTCTGAAGAGGATTTCTATAATGCGTTACGCCCCCAACATTTCGTTAACATACGGACAATCTACGGGGGGCCGGCTGCTGAAACAATGAAAGACTCGCTTGAGCGATCAAAAGAGGTCGCTAAAGAAGCGATGCAATGGCTTACTGAAAAAGAGCATGCGATTTTAGATGCGGAAATTCAGTTAGAAACGTTTAAAACGGACTGGAGTGAGGCCTGA
- a CDS encoding ABC transporter ATP-binding protein codes for MKGVRLTDITKTFGKVHGVKNLNIDIQPGEFFTFLGPSGCGKTTTLRMIAGFYYPTEGKIFFDDRDVTRLQPNKRDIGMVFQNYALFPHMTVNENIAFGLEVRKFSKEEIKGKVDEVRGLVRLGQYGERKINELSGGQQQRVALARALVIKPDILLLDEPLSNLDAKLREETRIEIKRLQAELGVTTVYVTHDQTEAMAMSDRIMVMEDGYVQQIGTPQEIYNRPVNRFVSSFIGESNTMEMTIISVDREKVSVKNEHGVLLTGLVENSSPLAMMNKGEVVHVSIRPESIGQGEGENTLTGEITFVEFTGLSVNYMVDIPGITLKVMIINTGGKLLEIGDSIQLNIPTRSLYFLGE; via the coding sequence ATGAAAGGTGTTCGATTAACAGATATTACGAAGACGTTTGGTAAAGTCCACGGCGTGAAAAATTTGAATATCGACATACAGCCGGGCGAGTTTTTTACGTTTCTTGGTCCGAGCGGTTGTGGGAAGACGACGACCTTGCGTATGATTGCGGGGTTTTATTACCCCACGGAAGGGAAAATTTTCTTCGATGATCGAGACGTAACGAGATTGCAGCCAAATAAGCGGGACATCGGTATGGTGTTCCAAAACTATGCACTTTTTCCGCATATGACGGTAAATGAAAATATTGCATTTGGTCTGGAAGTAAGGAAGTTTTCGAAAGAGGAAATAAAGGGGAAAGTGGATGAAGTAAGAGGACTTGTTCGCCTCGGACAGTACGGGGAGCGAAAAATTAACGAGCTTTCCGGTGGTCAGCAGCAACGGGTAGCGTTGGCACGTGCGCTTGTCATTAAACCGGATATTTTACTGTTGGATGAACCGCTATCGAACTTGGATGCGAAGCTGCGTGAGGAGACAAGGATTGAAATTAAACGTCTGCAAGCTGAACTTGGCGTGACGACGGTTTATGTAACACATGATCAGACAGAAGCGATGGCGATGTCAGACCGCATCATGGTAATGGAAGACGGCTATGTACAGCAAATTGGTACGCCACAGGAGATTTACAATCGCCCTGTTAATAGATTCGTATCATCATTCATCGGCGAATCGAATACGATGGAAATGACGATCATATCAGTCGACCGTGAAAAAGTCAGTGTGAAAAACGAACATGGCGTATTGCTGACGGGGCTTGTTGAAAACAGTTCTCCGCTTGCCATGATGAATAAAGGGGAAGTTGTCCATGTGTCGATCCGTCCTGAATCGATTGGTCAAGGCGAAGGAGAAAATACGTTGACCGGAGAAATTACATTTGTTGAATTTACCGGGTTAAGTGTCAACTACATGGTGGACATTCCGGGGATTACGCTCAAAGTGATGATCATCAATACAGGCGGAAAACTGTTGGAAATCGGGGATTCGATTCAATTGAACATTCCGACCCGAAGCCTTTACTTTCTTGGGGAGTAG
- a CDS encoding ABC transporter permease: MKKQTIHSTQDSLWARITRSPSFIYVLISPLFLILFGYVIFPFYQTFIQSFGSETGLNNYKKFFSLESTANLEALWTSVYISVISVITCAIVGVLMAFLLERYDFPGRRVLSVLVLVPMALPPLVGVLSFTFLYGESGIIPRSIQHLFNLEQVPFALKGVWGVIVVHTFTMYTYFYLTASAAIKGLDPSLEEAATNLGASRLRIWRKVILPMLTPSIVAAALLVFMISMASYTAPLIFGVERTMTMQIYLSRTNGNLDMAATQSTILSFVSISFLIIMRWYQNKRNYQNMSKGISVHRSEVKSTAMKVISIILSFVGVIILLLPILTLILISFSVDGTWTIQVLPPQYTFDHYKALFTDERTWRPIWNSLQMGFVATVGNIIFGVAAAYAMVRLNFKGKTLLDILIMVPWALPGTVVAVNLIAAFSEENVFAFNQVLIGTFWILPLAYFIRHLPLVFRSTSASLMQMDQSIEEASRSLGAGWWRTFRKIVLPLTLTGILAGTLLAFVQSIGEFVASILIYSTSTMPLSVAIFQKMYAFKFGTACAYGVLQVILILIVLTISEKLSKGTAGSAI, from the coding sequence ATGAAGAAACAGACAATTCACTCGACGCAAGATAGTTTATGGGCCCGTATTACCCGGTCTCCTTCATTCATTTATGTCCTTATTTCACCATTGTTTCTCATTTTGTTCGGCTATGTCATTTTCCCTTTTTACCAGACATTCATCCAAAGTTTTGGCAGTGAGACAGGGCTGAATAATTATAAGAAATTTTTCAGTTTGGAGAGCACGGCCAATTTGGAAGCGCTCTGGACGAGTGTGTACATTTCAGTAATCAGTGTCATTACGTGTGCAATTGTCGGCGTATTGATGGCGTTTTTACTTGAGCGATATGATTTTCCTGGTCGTCGTGTGCTGTCTGTCCTTGTCTTAGTTCCGATGGCATTGCCACCGCTTGTCGGTGTACTGTCGTTCACATTTCTATATGGAGAAAGCGGAATTATCCCGCGGAGTATCCAGCATTTATTCAACTTGGAGCAAGTTCCATTTGCCCTGAAAGGGGTATGGGGCGTTATCGTCGTCCATACGTTTACAATGTATACGTATTTCTATTTGACCGCTTCGGCAGCGATTAAAGGGCTTGATCCGTCACTTGAAGAGGCGGCGACGAACCTTGGCGCAAGTAGACTTCGCATCTGGCGAAAAGTTATTTTGCCAATGCTGACACCGTCGATTGTTGCTGCAGCACTTCTCGTGTTCATGATTTCAATGGCGTCGTACACAGCACCGCTCATTTTTGGTGTAGAACGCACGATGACGATGCAAATTTACTTATCGCGGACGAACGGTAATTTGGATATGGCGGCAACGCAATCAACAATCTTATCATTCGTATCCATTTCATTTTTAATCATCATGAGGTGGTACCAAAATAAGCGGAATTACCAAAACATGAGTAAAGGAATCAGTGTCCATCGTTCAGAAGTGAAGTCGACGGCGATGAAAGTAATTTCCATCATCCTATCTTTCGTCGGTGTCATTATCTTATTACTGCCGATATTGACGCTCATTCTTATCTCGTTTTCCGTGGATGGCACGTGGACGATTCAAGTTTTACCGCCCCAATATACATTTGATCATTATAAAGCATTATTTACAGACGAACGGACGTGGCGACCAATTTGGAACTCGCTGCAAATGGGCTTCGTTGCGACTGTCGGAAATATTATCTTCGGTGTTGCTGCGGCATATGCGATGGTACGGCTTAACTTCAAAGGGAAGACATTGCTTGATATTTTAATAATGGTTCCATGGGCACTTCCCGGGACGGTCGTCGCGGTGAACTTGATTGCGGCTTTCAGTGAGGAAAATGTTTTCGCCTTCAATCAGGTCCTGATTGGGACGTTCTGGATATTGCCGCTGGCGTACTTCATCCGCCACTTGCCGCTCGTTTTCCGTTCGACGTCTGCATCGTTAATGCAGATGGACCAATCAATAGAGGAGGCTTCAAGGAGCCTTGGCGCGGGTTGGTGGAGGACGTTCCGCAAAATCGTCCTGCCGTTGACATTGACGGGTATTTTAGCGGGAACACTTCTTGCGTTCGTTCAAAGTATTGGAGAGTTTGTTGCTTCAATTCTTATCTATAGCACATCAACGATGCCTCTTTCGGTAGCGATTTTCCAGAAGATGTACGCCTTCAAATTTGGTACAGCATGTGCGTACGGTGTACTGCAAGTCATATTAATCCTTATTGTGTTGACGATATCTGAAAAGTTGTCGAAAGGCACTGCAGGGTCAGCGATTTAA
- a CDS encoding DUF6612 family protein, whose amino-acid sequence MKKIATWALAFVFVLSFALPQASAAAPSSAMKFVVDGVEVTSYEQPFMSHDQVLIPVEDLFKEAGYKVSKDKSGKINVTNTHLTVDFNAAASSIEVNGKKADTEFPLTLQNAGNYVSGEFLATLEGFDVEVSEDQKTVNVTTNRVEDVAAFLAKASAADLKSVSTALTMDLKMESSLEEEAINMLMDIKMNQINEPLSFYTTTKTSADLAGEVIEDVSSMYLSKDGYFQQIGDVWVKHDDELTEGLFDLSTQTDLLAQLEELQTKFTKGVNIFEYDDVYVMTQTISNEEFGAMMEEVTSLLLGSGLTETVVVEDTEATPVTEEEAKAEEATATETKAIEEVVVEATEEKAVVEEKTVTDEEVVVEEEATEGEITEEVIGLEGLDFNIEEFYVVTTMDKKTLFPLDTSAIAHITMAMDEDTISIKLNLSGTFSDFNTVKEIKVPADVISKAISMDEYIKMLELEMEKLEALEK is encoded by the coding sequence ATGAAGAAAATTGCTACATGGGCATTGGCGTTCGTATTTGTACTTTCGTTCGCACTACCACAAGCATCAGCAGCCGCACCATCTTCAGCAATGAAGTTTGTAGTGGATGGCGTCGAAGTCACAAGCTACGAACAGCCATTCATGTCACACGATCAAGTTTTAATTCCGGTGGAAGATTTGTTTAAGGAAGCTGGCTATAAAGTTTCCAAAGATAAATCAGGTAAAATCAACGTAACAAACACGCATTTGACAGTTGATTTCAATGCAGCTGCAAGTTCGATTGAAGTGAACGGCAAGAAAGCGGACACTGAATTCCCGCTTACACTGCAAAATGCAGGAAACTATGTTTCTGGCGAATTTTTAGCAACATTAGAAGGTTTTGATGTTGAAGTTTCCGAAGATCAAAAAACGGTTAACGTAACAACAAACCGTGTAGAAGATGTCGCTGCATTCTTAGCAAAAGCTTCTGCTGCAGACTTGAAAAGTGTTTCTACAGCACTAACAATGGACTTGAAAATGGAGTCATCACTTGAAGAAGAAGCAATCAACATGCTTATGGATATCAAGATGAACCAAATCAATGAGCCACTATCATTCTATACAACTACTAAAACATCAGCAGATCTTGCTGGAGAAGTAATTGAAGATGTTTCTTCTATGTACCTTTCAAAAGACGGTTACTTCCAACAAATCGGTGATGTATGGGTCAAGCATGATGATGAACTAACAGAAGGTTTATTCGATCTTTCAACACAAACAGATCTACTTGCACAATTAGAAGAGCTACAAACGAAATTTACTAAAGGCGTTAACATCTTTGAATACGATGATGTATATGTAATGACACAAACAATTTCTAACGAAGAATTCGGTGCTATGATGGAAGAAGTAACATCTTTACTTCTAGGATCAGGCTTAACGGAAACAGTAGTAGTGGAAGATACAGAAGCTACTCCTGTAACTGAAGAAGAGGCTAAAGCTGAAGAAGCTACAGCTACTGAAACGAAAGCTATCGAAGAAGTAGTTGTAGAAGCGACTGAAGAAAAAGCGGTCGTTGAAGAAAAAACTGTTACTGATGAAGAAGTTGTCGTTGAAGAAGAGGCTACTGAGGGAGAAATTACTGAAGAAGTAATTGGTCTTGAGGGTCTAGATTTCAACATCGAGGAATTCTATGTTGTAACTACAATGGATAAAAAGACATTGTTCCCACTTGATACATCTGCAATTGCACATATTACAATGGCGATGGATGAAGATACAATTTCTATTAAATTAAATCTTTCTGGAACATTCAGTGACTTTAACACAGTAAAAGAAATCAAAGTTCCTGCTGACGTTATTAGTAAAGCAATCAGCATGGATGAGTATATCAAAATGTTAGAGCTAGAGATGGAAAAATTAGAGGCTTTAGAGAAGTAA
- a CDS encoding BadF/BadG/BcrA/BcrD ATPase family protein: MDKVILAVDGGATKTAVTVRKHDGTILFEGEGEGSNYQTVGEGKVREVLTGLLSDAQDILSDRQVAIAVFALAGIDSKHDELVVRNLVEEVCRLRRLQIGKLIIENDAEATMLGATGGKPGALLISGTGSIAYAHDGKGDIFRSGGWGHRAGDEGSGYWMGLEVVRAIFKMEDGRGSVTSLKEEALRELELDSVQDLAGWLFGPDYAVDSIAKLAFILNLCVKKGDVIATNIIEEAADELALLVSSVLRKCGLQNSVCDVYLNGGALIHLEMLITELEERVKAEFPLCKLITSTKAPIEFIVERGWLELTG; the protein is encoded by the coding sequence ATGGATAAAGTAATCCTTGCAGTCGACGGCGGTGCAACAAAAACGGCAGTGACAGTAAGGAAGCATGATGGGACTATACTTTTTGAGGGAGAAGGGGAAGGTTCCAATTACCAGACGGTAGGCGAGGGGAAAGTGCGAGAAGTCCTCACCGGTTTATTGTCAGATGCACAGGACATCCTTTCTGATAGACAGGTAGCTATTGCAGTTTTTGCACTCGCAGGAATTGATTCGAAACACGATGAGTTGGTTGTAAGGAATCTTGTAGAAGAAGTGTGTCGTTTACGTCGGTTACAAATTGGAAAACTCATCATCGAAAATGACGCGGAAGCAACGATGCTTGGGGCAACAGGGGGTAAACCTGGTGCCTTGCTCATTTCAGGGACAGGCTCAATCGCGTATGCACATGATGGCAAAGGGGACATTTTCCGATCAGGTGGTTGGGGACACCGAGCGGGAGATGAAGGAAGCGGATACTGGATGGGGCTTGAAGTAGTGCGGGCGATATTCAAAATGGAGGACGGAAGAGGTTCTGTTACTTCATTAAAAGAGGAAGCATTGAGAGAATTGGAACTGGATTCTGTTCAAGACTTGGCAGGATGGCTTTTTGGCCCGGACTATGCCGTTGATTCGATTGCAAAATTAGCTTTTATTCTTAACCTTTGCGTTAAAAAGGGAGATGTCATAGCGACAAACATCATTGAAGAAGCGGCTGACGAACTTGCGCTATTGGTTAGCTCTGTGTTGCGGAAGTGCGGGCTGCAAAACAGTGTCTGTGATGTGTATTTGAATGGCGGGGCTCTCATTCATTTGGAAATGCTAATCACTGAACTCGAAGAACGGGTGAAAGCGGAATTTCCGCTCTGTAAGCTTATTACTTCAACGAAAGCTCCAATTGAGTTTATCGTTGAGCGCGGATGGTTGGAATTGACTGGGTGA
- a CDS encoding class D sortase produces the protein MKKTIKWLGNFMIMTSIFLLVWLIAGNMNSKQQQNHLLDAFDSVKAEADFDRTITTDEQGHSIGAKQESQGIEGILSIPVIDLESPVLYGADPVSLSKALGAVADMDEPGELDGSYAIAGHQAHVFGAFFNRLHEVEVGTRFIYETVEESMEFEVFDVKVVKPNEVDVLDRKKGVALLSLITCYPANSNKYRLVVQAKRVEAATP, from the coding sequence ATGAAAAAAACAATAAAATGGCTAGGGAATTTCATGATTATGACGAGCATTTTTTTGCTGGTGTGGTTGATTGCGGGAAATATGAATAGCAAACAGCAGCAAAACCATCTTTTAGATGCTTTCGATTCGGTCAAGGCGGAAGCCGATTTTGATAGGACTATAACAACTGATGAACAGGGGCATTCCATTGGGGCAAAACAAGAATCCCAGGGAATTGAAGGGATATTGTCCATTCCTGTCATCGATTTAGAATCTCCAGTATTGTATGGAGCCGATCCTGTTAGCCTGAGTAAAGCGTTGGGCGCCGTAGCGGATATGGATGAGCCAGGTGAGTTAGATGGCAGTTATGCGATCGCGGGTCACCAAGCCCATGTGTTTGGAGCGTTCTTTAATCGTCTTCATGAAGTTGAAGTTGGTACTCGCTTCATTTATGAAACAGTAGAAGAATCCATGGAATTCGAAGTTTTTGATGTGAAAGTGGTCAAGCCGAACGAAGTGGATGTCCTTGACCGAAAAAAAGGTGTCGCGTTACTTTCGCTAATCACGTGTTATCCTGCGAACTCTAACAAATATAGACTTGTAGTCCAAGCGAAGAGAGTGGAGGCAGCAACGCCTTAA
- a CDS encoding S-layer homology domain-containing protein, translating into MSSNQSAKYKKFIVGAASAALVASAVAPVASAKDFKDTKGNTHETAIDALSDAGVITGYPNGTFLPNKTLTRSDVVKLMGKWLVSEGYKVPTDYKTKMRFSDLTSKSNDELLQYAAVVKDNGVFNGSNGNLLAGDNITRENMAVVIVRAFDTVKDIELVKYVKEQDFKKDVTDLTKAKAEARTAIDVLDYFDITNPAAPAFNPKNTTTRGHFATFLHKSINTDFSEVKAPVVDVDKVAVDAAAEQVKAGAVTVARGNYATDANKLAAVEAYVTSLVTEKDVVAKVAAGKTAGEYVVTLTKGEAKVDKTIAMTFEFAADDRFVTEVNALNATQVEVKFSTAVDAKSVLDADNALKANTISLTSLDGLNAGSLKGELSKDGKTLIITAKNVLSKRYDVVVDGLKSVTGANIDKYEATITIAADKTAPTILGTERVSATQVKVKFSEPMKAFNNVTFKYADGSAVTGISGKIAVGAEEVVFTMTNAVTANKEIIATFIGAQDQAGNLITPNPATVTFTKGVADGVAPTVAAIAQTGAKTFAVKFSEALNGKPTIAIDGTPVATENVVQDTNDAANYIVTVSEVLAGAKTIKVSAFTDLSGEAGTDISKVVAFVKDADAPKVVSRAVVTDSSNLNEYLEITFDKDVKLDNATIDATGGSYVKDYVTTNLANRDITPKAIDYKDTSNKRVIRVPLAVFLGTKDFKGATYTLDLKLTNVTSVSSVPVDVVNATFTRGQDGTPANTKVVGVSQVQQGSDNHKVEVTFDQAIDGASAIDPANYQISSAIVESVKLNPVAADGKQVAVLNLKAGSNNFTGVRNITIENVKALGSTKTMETFQVSDVSLNENIAPTVTSARLTKTNEVTLTFSEAVNASNVSTDFGLLIGGATVATNDKVTTSAGAAVTSVVLTLEANVTNENIASGLSLEALKSLDIVDAAGNKLLVPTNISVTQ; encoded by the coding sequence ATGTCTAGTAATCAATCAGCGAAGTATAAGAAGTTTATAGTAGGGGCTGCATCAGCTGCTCTAGTAGCATCCGCAGTAGCACCGGTAGCAAGTGCGAAAGATTTCAAGGATACGAAAGGTAACACACACGAAACAGCAATCGACGCACTATCTGATGCAGGTGTTATCACAGGCTATCCAAACGGAACATTCTTGCCAAACAAAACTTTGACTCGTTCTGACGTTGTGAAATTGATGGGTAAATGGCTTGTATCTGAAGGCTATAAAGTACCGACAGACTATAAAACTAAAATGCGTTTCTCAGATTTGACATCAAAATCAAATGATGAACTCTTGCAATATGCTGCAGTCGTTAAAGACAATGGCGTATTCAACGGAAGTAACGGTAATCTATTAGCAGGCGACAACATCACTCGTGAAAACATGGCTGTTGTTATCGTTCGCGCATTTGATACAGTTAAAGACATAGAACTCGTAAAATATGTTAAAGAACAAGACTTCAAAAAAGACGTTACAGATCTAACGAAAGCGAAAGCTGAAGCTCGTACAGCAATCGACGTTCTAGATTACTTCGATATCACGAACCCAGCTGCACCAGCTTTCAACCCTAAAAACACAACAACTCGTGGACATTTCGCTACATTCCTTCACAAATCAATCAACACAGACTTCTCTGAAGTCAAAGCTCCAGTAGTAGATGTTGATAAAGTTGCAGTAGATGCAGCAGCTGAACAAGTGAAAGCTGGAGCAGTCACTGTTGCTCGCGGAAACTATGCAACTGACGCTAACAAACTAGCAGCAGTTGAAGCATATGTTACTTCACTTGTAACTGAAAAAGACGTAGTAGCAAAAGTAGCTGCAGGTAAAACTGCTGGTGAATATGTTGTAACACTTACTAAAGGTGAAGCGAAAGTTGATAAAACGATTGCTATGACATTTGAATTTGCAGCAGACGATCGCTTTGTTACTGAAGTGAATGCGTTGAATGCTACACAAGTTGAAGTTAAGTTCTCTACGGCTGTAGATGCTAAATCAGTATTAGATGCTGATAACGCACTTAAAGCTAATACGATTTCTTTAACTTCATTAGATGGATTAAATGCTGGATCACTTAAAGGTGAACTTAGCAAGGATGGAAAAACATTAATAATTACAGCTAAAAATGTTCTTTCAAAACGCTATGATGTTGTAGTTGATGGATTGAAATCAGTAACTGGTGCTAATATTGATAAATACGAAGCAACGATTACAATTGCTGCAGACAAAACTGCCCCTACAATTCTAGGAACAGAAAGAGTTTCAGCTACTCAAGTAAAAGTTAAATTTTCTGAGCCAATGAAAGCCTTCAATAACGTAACATTTAAATACGCTGATGGTTCAGCAGTTACTGGCATTTCAGGCAAAATTGCCGTTGGTGCAGAAGAAGTCGTATTTACAATGACAAATGCTGTAACTGCAAATAAAGAAATTATCGCTACATTCATAGGTGCACAGGACCAAGCGGGTAACTTAATTACTCCAAACCCAGCAACTGTTACGTTTACGAAGGGTGTAGCTGATGGTGTTGCTCCAACAGTAGCGGCTATTGCCCAAACAGGTGCTAAGACGTTTGCAGTCAAGTTTTCCGAAGCCCTTAATGGAAAACCGACAATCGCTATTGACGGTACACCAGTAGCTACTGAAAATGTAGTACAAGACACGAATGACGCTGCGAATTACATCGTTACGGTATCCGAAGTATTGGCAGGGGCTAAAACTATAAAAGTTTCTGCGTTTACAGACTTAAGTGGGGAAGCGGGAACAGACATCAGTAAAGTCGTAGCATTTGTTAAAGATGCAGACGCTCCTAAAGTAGTGTCAAGGGCTGTTGTAACGGACTCTTCAAATCTAAACGAGTATTTGGAAATTACATTTGATAAGGATGTAAAACTAGATAACGCGACAATTGACGCAACTGGCGGATCTTACGTAAAAGATTATGTAACAACTAATTTGGCGAATAGAGATATTACTCCTAAAGCGATTGACTATAAGGATACATCGAATAAGAGAGTGATCCGTGTACCACTTGCTGTATTCCTAGGTACTAAAGATTTCAAAGGGGCAACTTACACATTAGATCTTAAACTTACCAATGTTACGAGTGTGTCTTCGGTACCAGTCGATGTTGTAAATGCAACATTCACTCGTGGACAAGACGGCACTCCGGCTAATACAAAGGTAGTAGGAGTCTCACAAGTTCAACAAGGGTCTGATAACCACAAAGTTGAAGTTACCTTCGATCAAGCGATTGATGGCGCCTCCGCTATAGATCCAGCGAACTACCAAATTTCGAGCGCTATTGTCGAGTCAGTCAAATTAAATCCTGTTGCGGCAGATGGCAAGCAAGTAGCTGTATTGAATTTGAAAGCTGGTTCCAATAACTTCACAGGTGTTCGTAACATCACAATTGAAAATGTGAAAGCACTTGGTTCAACCAAAACTATGGAGACATTCCAGGTATCCGATGTATCATTAAATGAAAACATTGCGCCGACAGTTACATCTGCAAGATTGACGAAAACTAATGAAGTTACTCTTACTTTCTCAGAAGCTGTCAATGCTTCAAATGTGTCAACTGATTTTGGACTTCTAATCGGTGGTGCAACTGTAGCTACAAATGATAAAGTCACTACTTCTGCGGGAGCTGCGGTTACATCAGTTGTATTAACATTAGAAGCTAATGTTACGAATGAAAACATCGCTAGCGGTTTGTCGCTAGAAGCCTTGAAGTCACTTGATATAGTAGATGCTGCTGGAAATAAACTTTTAGTACCAACAAATATTTCAGTAACACAATAA